TGAGGAAAGTAGCATTCCTCATGATCCAAAGTTTAAGTCTATGCACAACGTAGTGCATATTGACGAAAAATGGTTTTACATATCTAAGAAATCTACAAACTATTATCTTCTTGCATATGAGGCTGACCCATATCGTACGtgtaaaaacaaaaattacattGGTAAAGTCATGTTTTTAGCTGCAGTTGCTAGGCCTAGATTTGACAATGAAGGTAACGAGATATTTTCAGGAAAAATAGGTGTGTTTCCTCTTGTCAATAAAGTACCGGCAAGAAGGTCCAGTGTTAATTGAGCAGCAGGGACACTTGAAACCAAACCGATAACTTCCATCAATAAAGAGATTAGTCGAATGTTTTTAATTAATAAGATTCTGCCGGCCATCAAAGAAAAATGGCCACGAGAACAAGCTTCAGAAACAATTTACATACAACAAGATAATGCACCTTCCCATGTCTCTATGGATGATGAAGAATTTTGTCGAGTAGCTTCGGAAGGTGGTTTTGATATCCGCTTAACTTGTCAACCTCTGAATTCTCCTGACTTGAATGTTTTGGATCTGGGTTTTTTTTAATGCCATTCAGTCTTTGCAACAAATGGAAGTGACTAATTCAATTGATGAGCTTATTCAGGCCGTGCAGAAATCTTATGACAATTTTTCTAGCAaagcttcaaacaaaatttttctCACACTTCAATCGTGTATGATTGAAATCATGAAGGTCAAAGGATCCAATAATTATAAAATTCCTCATGTAAAGAAAGATGTCATGTTTCATCAAGGAAGACTACCTGTTGAACTAAAATGTGATGGTGAACTAGTTCATGAAGTTATGGAGTATTTAGAGAATTAGATTGTTGAACTACTTTGGCATACTAGGTTGTTGAATTACTTTAGTCATGTCTTAGCTTGCTATAGTTTGATATTTATGGAATAACTTTGTCATTGCTACTGATGTAAAATTAAAGTTAATCACATTGAAACAAAGTTATCCATATTAATACAAACTTGTTTTTGTCTTCGTGTACCATTTCCAAAACCTAGTTTTTTTCAATTCCTTTGGTAAAATATCGGATTATATTATGGACATCATAATCTAAATGcctttgataaaaatattgaattataaTGAACTTTATATAATGAACCTCATATTCTAAAGTGCATGCAacgtaagaaaaagaaaaacatcaCCAGAGAGCTAAAAGTAAGAATGGTTATGGTGTTGAATGAATAATTATTCTTTAACATCAAATGAGTATTTGTAATAACATTCAAATATTCAACATTAACACAGAGACAAAATAGCATCAACACATGGAGACCATTCATAACAAGAAATATGAAGACATTAAAAATAGGAGAAACAACTTTCCTTAGAACATGAGACAATACAATCCAAAATGAAGACACTAAAAATAGGAGAAAGAACTTTCCTTATAACAAGAAACATGCTGACactaaaaacagaaaaataagcaCTTGTTCTCCATACAACCCAAAATGATGAACATGAGACAAAATCTAAATCATAAACTCTAAGATGAATACTAATATTTTCCTTTCATTTTTGAGACACGCCTAATACAAAGTGTATAATAAAATCTTTAACATGTCATAAACCTCTTTTCCCAACTCTTCATTCTCTAAGTCAAAGACTAGCCCCTCATCTGGAAATTCATTCAGATCCAAAACAGCTTTGTTGAGGTAAAAAAATGCTCTCTCAAAAGGTTGAACAACTTGGTTACTCACACTTgaattcttttcatcttcagagCATGCATTCACTGAGTACACAACTTCATTAGGGGGGTTGTTAAGATCAAACTGTTGCATATACTTGTCTATATTTGCAGCACCTTCATCCTTCAAGTCATCATCAAAGCCTAGATCAAATGAAGGACCATTGAAGAGCTATTGTGAAACATCCACTTTTAATACTCCTATCAAAATAGATTTCGTACGGTAAATATTCTTAAAGAAGTGAATGAGTATAAAATGAGGGAGTAGTTACTTTTATATATAATCATGTGACCTTTGGTATATCCTACTACCAGTATTACTACGTATCCAAGCTACTACTATTACTTGAGGTTTTGGTGTTTTATTTTAGGCAATGAAGTAGTAGGTTAATTGGTGgttgttattatttatttctttaattaatgTGTAACTGGATAGAGGTGGTAAGTTGAATACAACTCTATCTTGATAGAGGACTAATGTGATGGTTtagtgaaaaaaatattatttaattgattttttttaaaaaaaatacaatgaagTAATAGAATTAGTGGGAGGTTATTTAATAtactattattaaattaaaaataagttttgtaagaaaaaattaaaaataagttgGAAACAGTAATATTAGATATTTTaagatttattgaattttttattatatatttatgagATTTGGAGATAGTATTTAATCTCACTGAGATACGGATCAATAATATCACTAACTTGAACGTTAAACATGTATACTCAAATGttactaaaatataaaaaaattataatgtttTAGCATGATCATTTtactttgaaaaatattaaaaatatggaAATGACTTTTAAAAGtggattaatttaattttattctaaataattatgaaaatagaaaatatataaatactaCTAATAAAAGATagcttttattaaataattaaaaaagtaaaTGAGTATAAAAATTTAGTAAAGAAATACAGTTGTTACTCAATAattcaaaattataataaatgaatataataatttagttggaaaatattattttatataaaatgaaCATatgaattattatattaaaatattgtaGGTAAAAAGGTAGTATGGATATATAGAGCATACATAGTGGAAATTGATGGGAGAAGTGATGGTTAGTAATACTAAGAAATTAGTATCAGTCTTATAAAAATATGTTCATTAAAAAagaattaacaaaattaatattaaaaatcaagaaattaatattatttttaaattttatgtcaATAAATAGTGTGAAAATAAAAATGAGTGTTAATCTTATAAAAATATGTGAATTAAAAAAGATCtaacaaaattaatattataaattaataaactaatatTATTTTTAGCTCCAAATTATATCGGTCACTCTATTTCTACTTTATAATacctaattaaataataataatgtctGACATACATAAATTAAGTATACTActgattataaatattttaaacatggtTAGACTTAAAACTAAAAATCACATACATAAATTtcacaaataaaaaatgattaattttatttctaccttatAATACCtaatttaataataacaataatgcatgatagatataaaaaaattaacataaataaaaaaaagaaatgaactGAAAAATTAAATAACCATACAAAAGTTAAAAATAGTCAGATAAGAGATATCATAATGATAATGCAACAAAAGTAAGTAGTAAGTACAACATTAACATCACGATGAGATGAATGAATTAACATATcatcatcatactaaattataattctaCAACTTCTCCCCTCCAAAACTTCCCGTCAAAATTTCTACCAattataattaattcaattaaaataaaataattttaaaaaaatagtttaagtAAAATAATTAACATCCCACTAACTCACAtcattataatttaaattattattaattaattaaaaaacaattattaacaTTCCTCATTACTCAACTTCCCACTCACACCACAAAAAATGTATTTCcactaataataacaaaaataataattaaccCATTACTCACAATTATTAACCCATTACTTAAATTTTCTATTAACTCACATcatcaaataaattattaaattaagagAAAATTACTTCTCAAAAGGTGGTGCAAGCTATCCGATCCAATGCTATTGGAGGCTCCGAGTTTTCATCTATTATTCGGTCTATTAAACTTTTACCATCTAATTTTCCAAACTTCGAGGTAGAGTTTGTTCggcgtcaagcgaatatggttgctcatTGTTTaactaaggcggccaattcttggactCGACGTAGTTACATTAATTTtatacctccttgtattgaatctATTTTGTTGAATGAAAGAAGTTAGATTTGTTttggtcaaaaaaaaaaataaaacaaaatctttatttgaagtttttataaaaagtttctttgtaattttttttcttcataaaattatgtaacattataaaaattattttttaaaaaaggcaAAACAAACTGGCCTTTTTTTTTCAATCTATGAAATCATTTTCGATAACtattgaattttattatttaaaattttaacttttcTATTGTTGTTATGGTTATTTTCCAATTTTTGAATTTTAGGACTTTTTAACTAGCACTGCAATGACACAGTTGCATTCGGTTTTATTATGTAATTTTGGGATAATCACTCatattgaataattttaatttagtttaggtTTATATTTAGAAATTCATGTGTTTATCATTTACTTTGCaggaaaaaagaaaatatcttGTTCTGAAAGAGATTCCAGAAAGTGGAGTTATTGAACTTAAATTCATGGTTCTATGACCAAGGTGTAATGTTTGAATTAACTCTGAATCTTGTTATTTCTTTGTAAGTTGgattaattgttattattttatttgtactAGCATTATGTACTTTCTATTGACAAATTAGTTCAAATTTAAATATATGACAAAGAGGTTATTCGTCTAAAATAGACTAGAAAATTAGGGGACATGTTAAAAATGAAGTTTAGTTTAGTACTTAGAATAAATTCATGTGAAATCGAAACCGTCCGAATTGATTTCATTATGTTACAATTTTTTACTAAATAGCTTAGAATAATGAAATGACTCAATAATACACTAGGTGTTGAGACCCACAACTTGTGTTGAAACTTGGTGCTGGTGTTGATGCTTGTGGAGGTTGAACTGGTGAGAGTTGCGCTGAGGTGGTTGTGGAGTAGAAgagggtgttataccccaaaatttacccgcatctttttcaaaaaaagaaggcaacagacttctgtctaaaaattgggagtttcatataatcttggatttttattccataaatatcctgatttatgaatacttggtttttagaatttttcttatacggtactttggctcgctgttgaattcatttttacgcaaacgccaagtactgtttattacttcacacacgctatttatttgagatttatttacagataaatagtactgacgcaattggtacagaattaaatcttttgcaggcgtagagtccggggattcagactgtactggtaacaagtaaattattattaacttttgtttcccactaatttttgtactatattctattattttcaaaaatcttttcctttcttttcaaatctctttctttcaaaatcaaatcctaactttactctatacatctcttttttcaaaccctaccatacactttctttcaaatcctacttccactcaaattttccttttttgtacggaatcacttcattcccccaacgtctctatccttcttttcattctataaatacctctcattctttccataaaatctcacatcaaattctaactcatctctcaaatttctacttcatattcattctctcttcttccccggcaaaaagggcgaagcggatggaaacgtgttttcttatggtcatcaccgtcgtggtggtaatcatgtccttcttctgtctgcatagtcctgaaaagtgtggacctgggttgtttacactcccaatcatctatatgttattatttgtagcatgggttattaatcgtcattcttaaagtttgtcgtatcttttattttttaaatgtaccgtttatttatcgtactgttcattatattatgtaatatttgtactgtcaatattaaatgtcgtactatttttcgtactgtagtttaattatccagataatattttgtgtgttttctgccagttaaatatttatttttctgtgccttaaatatttttcaaggttattatcggtaatttcgttcgcgtacggtatattttatttatttattatgtttgtgtttttctaacaactcatgtaaataaattttcaccattaacacaacaaaaaacaaaaagaaaaaaattaactttaactgttgaattttcactttaactgttatgttaatgcccggacagccagttgacagtcaaaactgctgacagtgcaattctccgtgttttgtaccatcaatcaaatcaatcttttgcatttcaaaattccaagatttttgttctagaagtcttctgaatatcacatgattagcggagactcaacactgcacaaaaatcaggtacgcttaactctctcctacacaaacagtccctgactagggtttttttgttttttttcaggagaacaagtttttgagacctcaaatggatttcatggacctccatatatctcaaagtaccaccatacaaattttcaaacttcaattcgctcagacgcacagtcagcagctcaaacagtcaacagacgacccgtttgaccaaaaagtcaacagacagtcaaaaatgaaattttttgtcaacatccatattttgtcaaaatattcatcatttgatcattggttgatcataattcatcaaggaaagatcaaaaatcaacaaaaccctaagtttcaaaattagggttttctcctaaaaagtcaactgaactttgactggtcataactctctcatccttcatccaaaaaattcaaaccaaagctcattttgaaggaaattcaattatatttcaaatgcaattggtcccatggtcattagattcaccatttgaaaaatatgaaccaagacattacaggtcattttcaaagtcaacaaaaagtcacttttttcaaaaggaaacacaaggagcatggaaaatcattttgatatgagaccaaagaaattggttagaggacatcttgaggtttccaaaaagtacaagaactccttcatatgataaaaattgagggatttatgccttgttgaagttggctattttttgggaaaatgcatgaaatcaacattgatcaaaaatgttttttttccaaaaggagccaagttttcatgatccaaacatgttccccataatgtgaagggcctcccacgaccaagccaaagcccatagcatttttgtttcttttttggtttaattttattacatttaaagttaaattgaaaaagaaatgatgcAAGATTCTTATCCAAAGCTTTGTCCCTTGCATGAGTCATCAAGGTAGCTTATTTTCTGCAGCAAAGGGAAGTACAAAGGAGGCTAagagcaagaggtgtggaaaattcaagctatggtagcttgaattcaaagcttaatatattaaacaagtcaaaaattcaacaaagctcatcaatgcttcttagcttcaattttaagcacatatttgcctataaatgaagtagcaCACTTCATCAATCAGAGAGACACAAAATCATAGCAAGGGCATAGCAAAGAAACTCACAAAATCTCTCAAAAAATcccataactttgtaattttcgtttcatgctttccaaccattatcaataaaaaataacactttcaatcatcttctgaaGTGGCATAGAGTAAGAATGAGCTCATAATATGGTCCTATAAGGGTTATAACACGTGCATAGTACTCTTCATCTTCATACATAATCAATTTTCGTTTTCTTACATTTAATCAAtatcaatgtaatctaatcattctaatgagttcatgaaGTCTTATAGGGTAGATCTGGGCTCTAACATGTTAGTTTCCACGTGAGAATAGCtctatgccattaacaagtgctcATGCATGTTCAAGCTTCAACTTCTTCGAATCCATGGCTACAATACTCAAACAGCGAAACTAATatcatatttggactcagagcatcctaattaggggatctgggtcacttgtaggggtggcaaaacgggcccggcccgttgggcatgcccgttttacccgcactttagtgcggggcgggccaaggttttaggccctcaccctctaatgtgaccgccccgccccgccccgttttcaacgcgggcttttgcgggcatgtgcattttcataaatttttatgtttttaggcttaaaaggtgcaatgcccgcgggctttgcccgccccgccctcacttttttgcggggcggggctaggttttaggcccgcatcttcaactatgcccgccccgccccgccccgtttatttgcgGGCTTTTGTGGGGCGGGCTAAACGggcgcgggcatgcccgtttgccacccctagtcacTTGTTATTATTCATAACGtttgttcttgcaggtttgtgaAGCTACCCAAAAATGGCATTTTATCGTGAAAATAGTGGGGGTTCAAAACCGCCGCTATTTGTGTGTAAAAATGaaggagacggaggttgaagacgaccacgcgtccaagcgtggttcgccaGTCAACTTGTCTTTGTCCACGCATGCAATAGTGGGGCCAACCTGACTTGTTGAAGGTCTTTATGATCCCACGTGACTGGTCAATATAAGTGTACCATGTTCTCTCCAATCTGAGCCATTAGATCATGATCTTGacacatccaacgcaccagacaagcagtccataccatggactcaccAGCATATCACacatgattatttattttctattttctatttttattttattttctttcaataagtaattaaaaatagtttaaaaaatccaaaaaatataacaaaaatatttttaggtttataatttaatctattatttttttatataaaaatattttatttttcttaacaattaaaatattttgcttaattaattagtatatatttatatatttgctttttaattattttaaccaatcaaaaaaccagaaaaaaattgttctttatattaaatttagtttataaattatagactaattttgcacatatttagtataattttctctttaagttttaattatttgtataattatatattatttaacttaatagttttcaaatcaatttcaaaaattccaaaaaaattagttttattttaaaattaattgacaagtattttgaacatattttaaacttaattttttagctttaaattttatttccacctttttctcattttaattaaattaatcatgcattaattctaattaaaatcaatcatcaaaaatccaaaaatatttcttttattttcttgcaatttaaattcatagatcaagtgtataggttgtcaaattcatgtaaatagcgtagtttacatttcccgcacaattgatgtaatagcgtagatttactttccgcattttacatttccgcattttaatttctgtacatataaaactgcgtgtatgtcaaagataaaaattgaagcgttaggtcactaacttcaaagataaaatatctgaatcaaaacacaatcacacttgcacctcttagggtaatccctcttttactcttttcaaaatcaaaaatcaaattctaccgtttcaaatgcaaaatcgaactttcgtttacatccggtgaaaggagaattttctaaaggaaataggaaaagaccttataacttagggtagacctcctaatttgcttgctcaaatcaaaacaaaaaaatgtctcatataccgttgtttttcaaaatgaaactttcaaaaaaagacaatacttggtatatatccaaacaaggatcattacgaaattaacgttctttttttcaaaacatctttcgaaaagataaaacactttgtatacatccgcacaaggatcattacaaaatcaatttgCAAAAgtttttgaaaccacatacaagcatgtcaaggcaagagaaaagtgattcaaaacaagtgagctaagcaaattaagagcccatggataaccatggatacaaagggtgctaataccttccctttgtataaccaacccccttacccagaatttcttaaaggtctttttctgtttcttttataaacctttccttaattggataaaataaaagtcggtggcgactctctgattttcaaaaacacaaaagcaaaaagagaagagttagttcgtgtatctctccacgagagatacggtaaaaaaccgagtgcatgacAGAGGGTGATAGTTATTAGTAGTTGTAGaattggagaagagaaaataaattgttGTTTCTTCATTGTTGAATGTGTTGAGATGAGATTAATGTGTGTGACACTTTGAAATTACTACTCGATAGCAGTTTATTTGTGTCTTAGTGTGAGGAATGAAGAATAAAGGATCGGATTTTATTGAGGATGTTAATAGGTGTAAGGTTAGTTTAGTTGGAAAGAAAACTGGAAGTTATAACTTTTtcatcatatcatatcatatgatTGATCAATTGTTTGTTAGAGAGGAGATTTGACAGTGGAGTTATATAACTATTAAAGAGATATATAAGTATATTAAAATGTGTATGCATGAGTTATTTGGCTTTCATCACATCATAGAGTTATGATATCAATTATTTGATGCTGAGGATATATGAAAATGTGGTAGGAAAGTGGGCTTTTGATCTGTTAGAGGTTGAGGATTTCCATCTGCCAGAAAGAAGAGGAAATAATCAGATTATAATTTATCTTCCCAATGTCAGATAAAGATTTCTTAACTGTGAAGCACATACCCCCTAGAATTAAGCGTGCACGGTTTTGGATACGTGTCGTTATCCAACACTTGAAAATGACACTTACAACACATGTTGGAAAAGTCAAACAAGTGTCGGAAAAATCAGACAAgtgtttcaaaaaaaattctttgtTTCGACACTCAGTTGGATCAGTATCCGGCCCTGTATGACACTCACACCACATGTATCGGACAATTCACACAATTGTTTCaaacaaagtttgtttttttctttgcttgaagacacttttatacaattattttttaaCAAACCTACAAACATAGAAGCAATGTTTCGATAAAGaattaaaaacattaattttgacTGGAATATTTTAACTCTTATAATAATAAATGTATAAAAGAAAGTCAAATACTACCATATGTATGTAGTTGTTGCAGCTTCAGTGTCCTGTATTTTTTACATTATTAATGCTGGAGTGTCCATGTCATGTCGTCGTGTCATGTCCAATTATTTGTGTTGAAATCTATGCTTTATTGTTTGTTAATAAGGACTAAGGAGCTAAGAAGCAAACGTTAGACATACCATACTCTCATATCAGTTTATATTGTTTTTGAAGCTAACAATAGAAATCAAATTCACTGCAATTAGTTTATACTGTATTTGATGCCAAAACAATAGAAATCCAAACAATATGCTGGAAGAGTTTCCATTATGGAACCATTTTTCGGCCAAAGAAATCGGAATAATTCCATTATAGTTCTTTAGATTGACAATGCTAGTTAGGAATAAGGAAGTTATTATGTTCTTTGCACTTTACTTATTATTTGTTCTGGAGTACCAACACTTAAGTTTGTTACTTTTTCATGTGGTGCAGACAATAAACGCGACACGAGTGACGATTGTAAAGTAGACATTCAATTCataaatattacaaattatgTAGCAAGCATGAATAACGACAAAGATGCTAATGATGTTGAAGTGAGCAATGGTAGTTATAAGGATAATGAAGAAGGAAAATAGGACTTGATCCGTTATCATCTATTCATTGGCGCtttaaatttttatctttgaccATACATGAGTAGAAAAAGCACATGCATTACTTTTTGTTGTGTTCCTATAGTACAAAAAAATGGGTAAGGATGATATTACCTATAGAAACAAAAAGTGATGTGAATAGAAGCAAAAAATTATTGGTTCACTTTGAAGGGCTTTCTCAACTAGCTCAGCCTACTCCTTATGGTAAACCTTGAGGAAACCAATAGCTGTGGCTGCAGACAGAGCACGTCCAACATATTTGATATCATCATAACGTCCCCTACCTAATGACTTCATCGAGGTTATAAATTGTGGTAAAACATAAGTGTATCCACTCATGTTCATTGGTTCTTCTTGACACCAAACAACTTCGCGTTTAGCACAAACAAAACAAAGTAAAAATATTTAGCACAAAAGACTTAACATGATTAATATTGAGTCATAAAAAATTCAATGATTCTTAAGAACGGTTTGAACAGACATACTTGGATATCGTTTGAGTTCTCGTCGGACAATATCATAAGGGAAAGGACAAATTTGTTCCACCCTACATATTGCAACATCTTTTGCATGTACCTTTGTTCGTTTATCATCAAGTTCGTAGTAAACCTGAGATGAATGTAAGACATTGATGATCATAAGAAGCATATTTAGAAAACAACGAGTTTAACAGATGAACAGCCAGTTCCAATGAGTATCAAACCTTTTGAGAACATAATATTGAGCATTTTATACCCTCCTCGACATTTGCGTGGTTGGTTTGGTATTTTAGGAGGCACTTAAATCTGGTTCCTTGTGTTGTCAAAGCTTGGATGTCCTTGAACATCATCAAACTCAGATAAATTTGATCTGCAAAC
This portion of the Vicia villosa cultivar HV-30 ecotype Madison, WI unplaced genomic scaffold, Vvil1.0 ctg.000756F_1_1, whole genome shotgun sequence genome encodes:
- the LOC131630962 gene encoding uncharacterized protein LOC131630962, whose amino-acid sequence is MMFKDIQALTTQGTRFKCLLKYQTNHANVEEGIKCSILCSQKVYYELDDKRTKVHAKDVAICRVEQICPFPYDIVRRELKRYPSSEVVWCQEEPMNMSGYTYVLPQFITSMKSLGRGRYDDIKYVGRALSAATAIGFLKVYHKE